A single region of the Blattabacterium cuenoti genome encodes:
- a CDS encoding diflavin oxidoreductase: MLSEFHKKIFLKLIKESSKKEIGWMCGYMSGFLSSLNNYKKLKKEEKKITLVYGTETGNAKNLAFNIYQKAKNKELSMKLIGLDEYRLLDLEKENYLFIIISTHGEGAPPSSAKSFFDFIHQNKNLKLNNLKYSVLALGDQSYSFFCKAGEDIDKRLHDIGALRIIPLYKCDVDYEYKAEKWFLEILNFFLKKKIHKKNRIICGKILSNIILNDKKIGSNKEIHHIEILVRKKIKYLPGDSIGIFSENSSNEVDHLIKYLLKIRKDELKKEEEKNKIFYFFKKKFNILFLSENFLKKYSFLSEKKNIPFKKYKLINLLKEFPIKKKFFLKDLIKIMEPIKPKLYSISSSPKAHLNEIHITVSRHHFQLNGEIIYGHCSDFLSKLQIGEKLTFFIYNNKLFKLPNLDKNIILIGPGTGIAPFRSFLYEREIMGATGKNWLFFGDQYFSTDFLYQTEIQNWKKKGILHRVSLSFSRDQNNKIYVQDKIWENRIEFFSWIKNGAYVYICGKKNPMSIDVEKMIHRVIQKIGKSNSELFINNMIKNGKYIKDVY, translated from the coding sequence ATGTTATCTGAATTTCATAAAAAAATATTTTTAAAATTGATAAAAGAATCCTCTAAAAAAGAAATTGGTTGGATGTGTGGTTATATGTCTGGATTTTTATCTTCTTTAAATAATTATAAAAAATTAAAAAAAGAAGAAAAAAAAATAACGTTAGTTTATGGAACAGAGACAGGAAATGCAAAAAATTTAGCTTTCAATATTTATCAAAAAGCTAAAAATAAAGAATTATCAATGAAATTAATTGGATTAGATGAATATCGTTTATTAGATTTAGAAAAAGAAAATTATTTATTCATAATTATTAGTACTCATGGAGAAGGAGCCCCTCCTTCTTCCGCAAAATCTTTTTTTGATTTTATTCATCAAAATAAAAATCTTAAATTAAATAATTTAAAATACAGTGTATTAGCGTTAGGAGATCAATCTTATTCTTTTTTTTGTAAAGCAGGAGAAGATATAGATAAACGTCTTCATGATATAGGGGCATTAAGAATAATTCCATTATATAAATGCGATGTTGATTATGAATATAAAGCAGAAAAATGGTTTTTAGAGATATTAAATTTTTTTTTGAAAAAAAAAATACATAAAAAAAATAGAATTATATGTGGAAAAATTTTAAGTAATATAATTTTAAATGATAAAAAAATAGGATCTAATAAAGAAATTCATCATATTGAAATTTTAGTAAGAAAAAAAATAAAATATCTTCCAGGAGATTCTATAGGAATATTTTCTGAAAATTCTTCAAATGAAGTAGATCATTTAATTAAATATTTATTAAAAATTAGAAAAGATGAATTAAAAAAAGAAGAGGAAAAAAATAAAATATTTTATTTTTTTAAAAAAAAATTTAATATTCTTTTTTTATCCGAAAATTTTTTAAAAAAATATTCTTTTTTATCTGAAAAAAAAAATATTCCTTTTAAAAAATACAAACTTATTAATCTTTTAAAAGAATTTCCTATAAAAAAGAAATTTTTTTTAAAAGATTTGATAAAAATAATGGAACCTATTAAACCTAAATTATATTCTATTTCATCTTCTCCTAAAGCCCATCTTAATGAAATTCACATAACTGTATCTCGTCATCATTTTCAATTAAATGGGGAAATAATATATGGTCACTGTTCTGATTTTTTATCTAAATTACAAATAGGAGAAAAATTAACTTTTTTTATTTATAATAATAAATTATTTAAATTACCAAATTTAGATAAAAATATCATTCTTATTGGTCCTGGTACTGGAATTGCTCCTTTTCGTTCTTTTTTATATGAAAGAGAAATTATGGGGGCTACGGGTAAAAATTGGCTTTTTTTTGGAGATCAATATTTTTCTACAGATTTTTTATATCAAACAGAAATACAAAATTGGAAAAAAAAAGGGATTCTTCATCGTGTTAGTCTTTCTTTTTCAAGAGATCAAAATAATAAAATATATGTTCAAGATAAAATATGGGAAAATCGTATAGAATTTTTTTCATGGATAAAAAATGGAGCATATGTCTATATTTGTGGAAAAAAAAATCCAATGAGTATAGATGTTGAAAAAATGATCCATCGTGTAATACAAAAAATAGGAAAATCTAATTCAGAATTATTTATAAATAATATGATAAAAAATGGAAAATATATAAAAGATGTGTATTAA
- a CDS encoding serine O-acetyltransferase, with product MLDFFLNTIFENNKNKNFFTDKKKSEKFVENLFHFLFIPDRSILKNIIFLKKNYKKLQNILYEIFIELNIDSKNSYNLSKDFFLKIPNIYQTLIIDANAILKSDPAATVIEEIFLSYPGFFATALYRIAHQLWIQKIPIIPRLITEYAHSKTGVDIHASAEIGKAFAIDHGTGIVIGSSTKIGNKVKIYQGVTLGAIHVDKKLMNKKRHPTIEDQVTIYAGATILGGKTIIGHDSIIGGNVWITQSIPPFSIVYKTNEVKMKNNSPLPDPINFMI from the coding sequence ATGTTAGATTTTTTTTTAAATACCATATTTGAAAATAATAAAAATAAAAATTTTTTTACTGATAAAAAAAAATCTGAAAAATTTGTAGAAAATTTATTTCATTTTTTATTTATTCCAGATAGATCTATTTTAAAAAATATTATTTTTTTAAAAAAAAATTATAAAAAATTACAAAATATTTTATATGAAATTTTTATTGAATTAAATATTGATTCAAAAAATTCTTATAATCTTTCTAAAGATTTTTTTTTAAAAATACCAAATATTTATCAAACATTAATCATAGATGCAAATGCAATATTAAAATCAGATCCTGCAGCAACAGTTATAGAAGAAATTTTTCTTTCTTATCCTGGATTTTTTGCTACTGCATTATATAGAATAGCTCATCAATTATGGATTCAAAAAATTCCAATAATTCCAAGATTAATTACAGAATATGCCCATAGCAAAACTGGAGTAGATATTCATGCATCTGCAGAAATAGGAAAAGCTTTTGCTATTGATCATGGAACAGGAATAGTTATAGGATCTAGTACAAAAATAGGTAATAAAGTTAAAATATATCAAGGTGTTACTTTAGGAGCTATTCATGTAGATAAAAAATTAATGAATAAAAAACGTCATCCGACTATAGAAGATCAGGTAACTATTTATGCAGGAGCAACAATTTTAGGAGGGAAAACTATAATAGGGCACGATAGTATTATTGGAGGAAATGTTTGGATTACTCAAAGTATTCCTCCTTTTTCTATTGTTTATAAAACAAATGAAGTAAAAATGAAAAATAATAGTCCGTTACCTGATCCTATTAATTTTATGATATAA
- the cysK gene encoding cysteine synthase A, whose product MRIDNILKSIGNTPHVRLNKLFPNHQVWMKLEKNNPGGSIKDRIALSMIVDAEKKGIIHKGDIIIEPTSGNTGIGLAMVCSVKEYRLILVMPESMSIERKKLFSIFGAKFILTPKDKGMKGAIKKAEELIKTIPNSWMPKQFDNISNTNIHKNTTAKEIINAFPEGIDYFITGVGTGGHITGIGEVLKNKFPNIKIFSVEPVESPVIFGGKANPHSLQGLGAGFIPSILNVNILDGSFLVSKEEAFYYVKKTARKEGILVGISTGASLSAIEKKLYKFSEKSIILTFNYDTGERYLSVDNLFV is encoded by the coding sequence ATGAGAATTGATAACATTTTAAAATCTATTGGAAATACTCCACATGTACGATTGAATAAATTATTTCCAAATCATCAAGTATGGATGAAATTGGAAAAAAATAATCCTGGAGGAAGTATAAAAGATAGAATAGCCCTATCGATGATAGTAGATGCAGAAAAAAAAGGTATTATTCATAAAGGAGATATTATTATAGAACCTACTTCTGGAAATACAGGAATAGGACTAGCTATGGTTTGTTCCGTAAAAGAATATCGTCTTATTTTAGTAATGCCAGAATCTATGAGTATAGAAAGAAAAAAATTATTTTCTATTTTTGGAGCGAAATTTATTCTTACTCCAAAAGATAAAGGAATGAAAGGAGCTATTAAAAAAGCAGAAGAATTAATTAAGACAATACCAAATTCTTGGATGCCTAAACAATTTGATAATATTTCTAATACTAATATTCATAAAAATACAACTGCAAAAGAAATAATTAATGCATTTCCTGAAGGAATAGATTATTTTATTACAGGAGTAGGAACTGGAGGACATATTACTGGAATAGGGGAAGTATTAAAAAATAAATTTCCAAATATAAAAATTTTTTCTGTTGAACCAGTTGAATCTCCAGTTATTTTTGGTGGTAAAGCAAATCCACACTCTTTACAAGGATTAGGTGCAGGTTTTATTCCATCTATTTTAAATGTCAATATATTAGATGGATCTTTTTTAGTATCTAAAGAAGAAGCATTTTATTATGTTAAAAAAACTGCAAGAAAGGAAGGAATTCTTGTAGGAATATCTACAGGAGCATCTTTATCTGCCATAGAAAAAAAATTATATAAATTTTCAGAAAAGTCTATAATATTAACATTTAATTATGATACTGGAGAAAGATATTTATCAGTTGATAATCTTTTTGTTTAA
- the menA gene encoding 1,4-dihydroxy-2-naphthoate octaprenyltransferase, whose protein sequence is MKLKYWFYAARFHTLPLSVSGITLSFFISKSRTNVDFITYVLCFITALLLQILANFSNDYGDSITGVDNFKRIGPKRTIQCGFISFLEMKKAIYLFSILSFISGLLLIFQAISCKNIFIFFLYFIGIVICIYSSIKYSIGYNPYGYIVGMGDLFVFIFFGIFSVEGSYFLYTHTLHMDMFLLSLSVGLLNVAVLNINNMRDMDNDCKNKKYTIPVWLGIKYAKLYHIIIIFISILLGCIFVFLNKKTIYQCILFILIIIFLIFHIKKIIYINKKKLFNSELKKLVIIIFLYVLSIGVGFL, encoded by the coding sequence ATGAAATTAAAATATTGGTTTTATGCAGCTCGTTTTCATACTTTACCTTTATCGGTTTCTGGAATTACTTTAAGTTTTTTTATATCTAAATCTAGAACAAATGTAGATTTTATTACGTATGTTTTATGTTTTATTACTGCTTTATTATTGCAAATATTGGCTAATTTTTCTAATGATTATGGAGATAGTATTACAGGAGTAGATAATTTTAAACGTATAGGTCCAAAAAGGACAATTCAATGCGGATTTATTTCTTTTTTAGAAATGAAAAAAGCTATTTATTTATTTTCTATATTATCTTTTATATCAGGATTATTGTTAATTTTTCAAGCTATATCATGTAAAAATATTTTTATTTTTTTTTTATATTTTATAGGAATAGTTATTTGCATATATAGTTCTATAAAATATTCTATAGGATATAATCCTTACGGATATATAGTAGGAATGGGTGATTTATTTGTTTTTATTTTTTTTGGAATTTTTTCGGTAGAAGGAAGTTATTTTTTATATACTCATACTTTACATATGGATATGTTTTTATTATCTTTATCTGTAGGTTTATTAAATGTAGCTGTTTTAAATATTAATAATATGAGAGATATGGATAATGATTGTAAAAATAAAAAATATACTATACCTGTATGGTTAGGAATAAAATATGCAAAATTATATCATATTATTATTATATTTATTTCAATTTTATTAGGATGTATTTTTGTTTTTTTGAATAAAAAAACTATTTATCAATGTATTTTATTTATTTTAATTATTATTTTTTTAATATTTCATATTAAAAAAATAATTTATATAAATAAAAAAAAATTGTTTAATTCAGAATTAAAAAAATTAGTTATAATTATTTTTTTATATGTATTAAGCATCGGTGTTGGATTTTTATAA
- a CDS encoding AMP-binding protein, whose product MENKNIINKKMWIDFSYKKNFSIEPNKKNFFWKNAIFSFLNSWYDNNSELAISTSGTTGFPKTIFFKKKHMYERAIRTVEFLKLKEKKIKGLLCLSPDFIASKMFLVRAIIFKWKIYCIPPSSNPLKDIKEYFDIVSMVPLQVFFSLKYLKYIKILLIGGCSISNFLEKKLQNISTICYSTYGMTETLGHIALKKINKSNKSIYYKSFQDVHLSIDKRNCLGIFSPYSMHSFVQTNDIVQMISENMFTWIGRYDNMINSGGIKIIPELIEKEISSFIPCHKRFFISSIPDKILGEKIILIIEGPPFLLKIPEFIFNGKKKFYKPKNIFFISHFIENSLGK is encoded by the coding sequence ATGGAAAATAAAAATATAATAAATAAAAAAATGTGGATAGATTTTTCTTATAAAAAAAATTTTTCGATCGAACCAAATAAAAAAAATTTTTTTTGGAAAAATGCAATTTTTTCTTTTTTAAATAGTTGGTATGATAATAATTCTGAATTAGCAATTTCAACTTCCGGAACAACAGGATTTCCTAAAACAATATTTTTTAAAAAAAAACATATGTATGAAAGAGCTATAAGAACTGTAGAGTTTTTAAAATTAAAAGAAAAAAAAATTAAAGGATTATTATGTCTATCTCCAGATTTTATAGCATCTAAAATGTTTTTAGTTCGTGCTATTATTTTTAAATGGAAAATATATTGTATTCCTCCATCATCTAATCCTTTAAAGGATATAAAAGAATATTTTGATATTGTTTCAATGGTTCCTTTACAAGTTTTTTTTAGTTTAAAATATTTAAAATATATTAAAATTTTATTAATAGGAGGATGTTCTATCTCTAATTTTTTGGAAAAAAAATTACAAAATATTTCAACAATTTGTTATTCAACTTATGGAATGACAGAAACATTAGGTCATATAGCTTTAAAAAAAATTAATAAATCTAATAAATCTATTTATTATAAATCATTTCAAGATGTACATTTGAGTATTGATAAAAGAAATTGTTTAGGTATTTTTTCTCCATATTCTATGCATTCATTTGTTCAAACAAATGATATTGTTCAGATGATATCTGAAAATATGTTTACTTGGATAGGTAGATATGATAATATGATTAATAGTGGAGGAATTAAAATTATTCCTGAATTAATAGAAAAAGAAATAAGTTCTTTTATTCCTTGTCATAAACGATTTTTTATATCCTCAATTCCAGATAAAATTTTAGGTGAAAAAATAATATTAATTATAGAAGGACCTCCTTTTTTATTAAAAATTCCAGAATTTATTTTTAATGGTAAAAAAAAATTTTATAAACCTAAAAATATTTTTTTTATTTCTCATTTTATAGAAAATTCACTTGGAAAA
- a CDS encoding enolase C-terminal domain-like protein: MKKNNKIGIGECNPLLDKGALKNLKKFEKELEILSKKVIFLKKTEIYYYYKYISYSCILFGLEQAFLSLKNKFPILYNSEFFNGEKGIPINGLIWLNSFKKRNAIKDIENIIFEGFSFLKIKINKKFFYYQYFIIKKIKKKYPFIKIRIDANGCFENTKDALFYLNKLYELNIIDSIEQPILSGNWKDMFKICKESKIPIVLDEELNGINKLKEKKKLLDFINPQYIVLKPSIHGGFKGSKEWILEANKRKIKWWISSSLESNIGMNAIAQWTFFIKKKYKNKNVHGLSTGILYINNWCSPLEIKEGSLWYNPFIKWKIKI, encoded by the coding sequence TTGAAAAAAAATAATAAAATTGGAATAGGAGAATGTAATCCATTATTAGATAAAGGAGCTTTAAAAAATTTAAAAAAATTTGAAAAAGAATTAGAAATACTTTCTAAAAAAGTAATTTTTTTAAAAAAAACGGAAATATATTATTATTATAAATATATTTCATATTCATGTATTTTATTTGGATTAGAACAAGCTTTTTTAAGTTTAAAAAATAAATTTCCTATATTATATAATTCTGAATTTTTTAATGGAGAAAAAGGGATTCCCATAAATGGATTAATATGGTTAAATTCTTTCAAAAAAAGAAATGCTATAAAAGATATAGAAAATATAATTTTTGAAGGATTTTCATTTTTAAAAATAAAAATTAATAAAAAATTTTTTTATTATCAATATTTTATTATAAAAAAAATAAAAAAGAAATATCCATTTATAAAAATACGTATAGATGCAAATGGTTGTTTCGAAAATACTAAAGATGCTTTATTCTATTTAAATAAACTTTATGAGTTAAATATAATTGATTCAATAGAACAACCTATATTATCTGGAAATTGGAAAGATATGTTTAAAATATGTAAAGAATCAAAAATTCCTATAGTATTAGATGAAGAATTAAATGGAATAAATAAATTAAAAGAAAAAAAAAAATTATTAGATTTTATTAATCCTCAATATATAGTATTAAAACCTAGTATTCATGGTGGATTTAAGGGCTCTAAAGAATGGATATTAGAAGCTAATAAAAGAAAAATAAAATGGTGGATTAGTTCTTCTTTAGAAAGTAATATTGGAATGAATGCTATTGCACAATGGACTTTTTTTATAAAAAAAAAATATAAAAATAAAAATGTTCATGGATTAAGTACAGGAATTTTATATATTAACAATTGGTGTTCTCCTTTAGAAATTAAAGAAGGGAGTCTTTGGTACAATCCATTTATAAAATGGAAAATAAAAATATAA
- a CDS encoding NAD(P)-dependent oxidoreductase yields MIKKILILDKNHPFIIYKLKKEGFICDEIYDDFNIDKIDISVYDGIILKSNLNIDKKFIQKANNLKFIARIGSGIENIDKNYAFKKGITLISSPEGNKDAVAEHAIGMLLCLHNNIIFSHQEMIKGKWNRENNRGIEIMGKTIGIIGYGNTGKAFAKKLSGFDSRILCYDILSKKGDFYAKQVDMNTIFQKSDIISLHVPYTERTKGMINYNFIKKFCKPFYFINTSRGGCVLTNHLVQALKYGKIYGACLDVLEYENIFNHNKLSNNKLPKSFYSLIHSNKVIFTPHIAGWTKESKYKMDKKIVEKIIFLNKKLNII; encoded by the coding sequence ATGATTAAAAAAATATTAATTTTAGATAAAAATCATCCTTTTATTATATATAAATTAAAAAAAGAAGGATTTATTTGTGATGAAATTTATGATGATTTTAACATTGATAAAATTGATATATCTGTATATGATGGAATTATTTTAAAAAGTAATCTAAATATAGATAAAAAATTTATTCAAAAAGCTAATAACTTAAAATTTATAGCTCGTATTGGATCTGGAATAGAAAACATTGATAAAAATTATGCCTTTAAAAAAGGAATTACTTTAATTTCTTCTCCAGAAGGAAATAAAGATGCTGTTGCAGAACATGCGATAGGAATGCTTTTATGTTTACATAACAATATCATTTTTTCTCATCAAGAAATGATAAAAGGAAAATGGAATAGAGAAAATAATAGAGGAATAGAAATTATGGGAAAAACAATAGGAATTATTGGATATGGTAATACAGGAAAAGCTTTTGCTAAAAAACTTTCAGGATTTGATTCTAGAATATTATGTTATGATATTTTGTCAAAAAAAGGAGATTTTTATGCAAAACAAGTAGATATGAATACAATTTTTCAAAAATCAGACATAATTAGTTTACATGTTCCTTATACAGAAAGAACAAAAGGAATGATAAATTATAATTTTATAAAAAAATTTTGTAAACCTTTTTATTTTATAAATACTTCTCGTGGAGGGTGTGTTCTAACAAATCATTTAGTTCAGGCATTAAAATATGGAAAAATATATGGAGCTTGTTTAGATGTATTAGAATATGAAAATATTTTTAATCATAATAAACTTTCTAATAATAAACTTCCTAAAAGTTTTTATTCTCTTATTCATTCTAATAAAGTAATATTTACTCCACACATTGCTGGATGGACTAAAGAATCAAAATATAAAATGGATAAAAAAATTGTAGAAAAAATTATTTTTTTAAATAAAAAATTAAATATAATTTAA
- a CDS encoding metal-dependent hydrolase produces the protein MKITFFSHSTCLLKIHEKYLLIDPFFSKNPIYNKIDYLEYINNFKKIDYILLTHAHYDHVCDVELLTRKFNNVLVISNYEISNYFEKKGIKTYGINYGSFISFPFGKLKYIWAAHSSVFNDGTYGGNPGGFLLHTDEGNLYISGDTSLIYEMNIIPNFGKLKLSILPIGGRYTMDIEEAIIASDFLKCEKILGVHYNTFEAIQINKKQAKKNFYEKGKELILLEMGKSIYI, from the coding sequence ATGAAAATTACTTTTTTTTCTCATAGTACATGTTTATTAAAAATACATGAAAAATATTTGTTAATAGATCCTTTTTTTTCTAAAAATCCTATTTATAATAAAATAGATTATTTAGAATATATTAATAATTTTAAAAAAATTGATTATATATTATTGACACATGCACATTATGATCATGTATGTGATGTAGAGTTATTAACACGTAAATTCAATAATGTTTTAGTAATATCTAATTATGAAATATCTAATTATTTTGAAAAAAAAGGAATAAAAACATATGGAATTAATTATGGTTCTTTTATTTCTTTTCCTTTTGGAAAATTAAAATATATTTGGGCAGCTCATTCTAGTGTTTTTAATGATGGAACTTATGGAGGAAATCCTGGAGGGTTTCTTTTACATACAGATGAAGGTAATTTATATATATCAGGAGATACATCTTTAATTTATGAGATGAATATTATTCCTAATTTTGGTAAATTAAAACTTTCTATTTTACCAATAGGTGGTAGATATACTATGGATATAGAAGAAGCAATAATTGCTTCTGATTTTTTAAAATGTGAAAAAATATTAGGAGTTCATTATAATACTTTTGAAGCTATTCAAATAAATAAAAAACAAGCAAAAAAAAATTTTTATGAAAAGGGAAAAGAATTAATTTTATTAGAAATGGGGAAAAGTATATACATTTAA